A stretch of Campylobacter gracilis DNA encodes these proteins:
- the cas5 gene encoding CRISPR-associated protein Cas5, with product MDIIAFELSGDYAHFSHPATIYSSLTYPVPPKTAIMGLLGAIIGEMNYFKLNDIGYSVILSSQFRKKTMIFNGIKFALSSSMHIEQGYQDSSEKKQFYKELIKDPRYVIFVDLSALNASYKENIIDSLKAHRCVFTPYLGINFCIADFKYIEIKNCELVHEKESFIDTFVLMDDFIFDAQSFDIRLTTARMACGCEEGRIFKDFKDFVIKLSGNSQIKAKNRGNIYQINDYKVYFAK from the coding sequence ATGGATATAATAGCTTTTGAGCTATCGGGAGATTATGCGCATTTTTCTCATCCGGCTACTATCTACTCGTCTCTTACATACCCGGTGCCACCAAAGACTGCCATCATGGGGCTTTTGGGAGCGATTATAGGTGAAATGAATTATTTTAAACTTAACGATATAGGTTATAGCGTTATTTTAAGTTCGCAATTTCGCAAAAAAACTATGATTTTTAACGGTATAAAATTTGCTCTATCTTCAAGTATGCATATCGAACAAGGCTATCAAGATTCTAGCGAGAAAAAGCAGTTTTATAAAGAGCTAATAAAAGATCCTAGATATGTCATATTCGTTGATTTAAGTGCTTTAAACGCTTCTTATAAAGAAAATATAATCGACAGCTTAAAAGCTCATAGATGTGTCTTCACACCATATTTAGGTATAAATTTTTGTATAGCGGATTTTAAATATATCGAGATAAAAAATTGTGAATTGGTGCATGAAAAGGAAAGTTTTATAGATACGTTCGTTTTAATGGACGATTTTATATTTGATGCACAAAGCTTTGATATCAGACTTACTACGGCTAGAATGGCTTGCGGATGTGAAGAGGGTAGAATTTTTAAGGATTTTAAAGATTTTGTTATTAAGTTAAGCGGCAATAGTCAAATCAAAGCAAAGAATAGAGGAAATATCTATCAAATAAATGACTACAAGGTCTACTTTGCAAAGTGA
- the cas7b gene encoding type I-B CRISPR-associated protein Cas7/Csh2: MKKKEILFLWDGENFNPNGDMLRDNAPRIDDETGIAEVTDVRIKRTIRDEIMKKDESAIFIKEYKRDENILDCKSAIREVINVKQEKIEIEKEILSKFIDIRAFGGVLPISDKDEMKKEGIKTAGIQFVGPIQFRMSRSLHRVAVEHIKGTGAFASGSDKANKTFREEDFLNYAIFATYGIVDNHSAKITNLSEDDVKVILGALWSGTKNLITRTKMGQMPRFMLVITYKNDTFAGDLNNCITINSSKEDVEIRSINDFTIDFSRLKAKLTRYAQEIEKIEYMSDFDFEQNNRSQFDSNWIKRGF; encoded by the coding sequence ATGAAAAAGAAGGAAATTCTATTTCTTTGGGATGGCGAAAATTTTAATCCAAACGGCGATATGCTAAGAGATAACGCTCCTAGGATAGACGATGAGACAGGTATAGCAGAAGTTACTGATGTACGTATAAAGCGAACAATTAGAGATGAAATTATGAAAAAAGACGAAAGTGCGATTTTCATTAAAGAGTATAAAAGAGATGAAAATATCTTAGATTGCAAAAGCGCAATACGTGAAGTAATTAACGTGAAGCAAGAAAAAATCGAGATTGAAAAAGAAATTTTATCTAAATTTATCGATATTCGCGCATTTGGTGGAGTTTTGCCGATATCGGATAAAGACGAGATGAAAAAAGAAGGCATAAAAACAGCCGGAATTCAATTTGTTGGACCAATTCAGTTTAGAATGAGCAGATCGCTTCATAGAGTTGCGGTAGAGCATATAAAGGGCACCGGCGCGTTTGCAAGCGGTAGCGATAAGGCAAATAAAACGTTTAGAGAAGAAGATTTTTTAAATTATGCAATCTTTGCAACTTACGGAATAGTGGATAATCATAGTGCAAAGATTACAAATTTAAGTGAAGATGATGTGAAAGTGATTTTAGGCGCGCTCTGGAGCGGGACTAAGAATTTAATTACTCGCACGAAAATGGGTCAGATGCCTAGGTTTATGCTAGTAATTACATATAAAAATGATACTTTTGCTGGAGATTTAAATAACTGTATAACTATAAATAGTAGCAAAGAAGATGTGGAGATAAGAAGTATAAATGATTTTACGATTGATTTTTCTAGATTAAAAGCTAAACTTACCAGATACGCGCAAGAAATCGAAAAAATAGAGTATATGAGCGATTTTGACTTCGAGCAAAATAACAGATCACAATTTGATAGTAATTGGATAAAAAGAGGATTTTAA
- a CDS encoding TM1802 family CRISPR-associated protein has translation MGDIVKIFSSIGEIYDKQKTKINNKSYEYDAIKIYLCDIKSKEISVNNNISRDDLIVCRFGIGANSGNLFPNVQFISKAVKDDTPKFIKGILKAVKNMLSCFNPDDIKNDKILTDLSSLNESFFDDILSEIAALQEEPKKKGMKVATFFALSWECRPISAYFKSIFTSHLSDSNNGKTAKIYGYDMLANNMGIGGDANLAFCSVNELPTALQDIKVRLLPLNSANANLVKNGFMAIDKELSFNFYGDKMAILPTLMVNDANLLEKIVEILKDPSEKKKDLQGIQNIEESINYELEFVAKAQANMPVLNTILFYKKSNAAVNVLLQIDDVLPSYISKISDLMGRYNIRAIRRKDSKDQQDDTIYMQNLFLKNIDIMDFLLSQNRMNLDDMMEKYAALIYKGNINSSYASKIEWGFYFNRVKTYQNRSIESIEKYQNFFNEIGALNEKISFEREVNLQSLSDKKELISSILKNSEFLKDNEVLQSAYLLGMMSAGLINRQFAISKNSSFEKWLNNAGAITKELLERIWTKCDETNKKLSNVSRGKRSANIEIMRDILIGILPSAFLSQKRVKSAYVTLAFAMGGSDFTKYIKDNTQGDE, from the coding sequence CTATTAAAATTTATCTTTGCGATATTAAAAGCAAAGAAATATCAGTAAATAACAATATTTCAAGAGATGATTTAATAGTTTGTAGATTTGGCATAGGCGCGAATTCTGGCAATTTGTTCCCTAATGTCCAATTCATTAGCAAAGCCGTAAAAGACGATACTCCTAAATTTATAAAAGGAATTTTAAAAGCCGTAAAAAATATGCTCTCTTGTTTCAATCCTGACGATATCAAAAACGATAAAATATTAACGGATTTATCTAGCTTAAACGAGAGCTTTTTTGATGATATTTTAAGTGAAATTGCAGCTCTACAAGAAGAGCCTAAGAAAAAAGGCATGAAAGTGGCTACTTTTTTTGCATTATCTTGGGAGTGTAGACCGATTTCGGCGTATTTTAAAAGTATTTTTACGAGTCATTTAAGCGATAGTAATAATGGTAAAACTGCCAAAATTTATGGTTATGATATGCTTGCAAATAATATGGGTATTGGCGGAGATGCGAATTTGGCGTTTTGTTCCGTAAATGAGCTACCGACTGCTTTGCAAGACATTAAAGTTAGATTACTACCTCTAAATAGCGCTAATGCAAATTTGGTCAAAAACGGTTTTATGGCAATTGATAAGGAATTATCTTTTAATTTTTACGGGGATAAAATGGCGATCTTACCAACGTTAATGGTAAATGATGCAAATTTATTAGAAAAAATAGTGGAAATTTTAAAAGATCCGAGCGAAAAGAAAAAAGATCTGCAAGGCATACAAAATATCGAAGAAAGTATTAATTACGAATTGGAATTCGTAGCTAAAGCACAAGCAAATATGCCCGTACTAAATACAATTTTATTTTATAAAAAAAGCAATGCCGCGGTTAATGTATTATTGCAAATAGATGATGTATTGCCGTCTTATATTTCTAAAATTTCCGATTTAATGGGTAGATATAACATTAGGGCGATTAGGCGAAAAGATAGTAAAGATCAACAAGACGATACTATTTACATGCAAAATTTATTTCTTAAAAATATCGATATTATGGATTTTTTATTATCGCAAAATAGGATGAATTTAGATGATATGATGGAAAAATATGCTGCTTTGATTTATAAAGGCAATATTAATTCTAGTTATGCGTCAAAAATAGAATGGGGATTTTATTTTAATCGCGTTAAGACATATCAAAATAGAAGTATAGAAAGTATCGAAAAATATCAAAATTTCTTTAATGAAATAGGTGCTTTAAATGAAAAAATATCATTTGAAAGGGAGGTTAATTTGCAAAGCTTAAGCGATAAAAAAGAGCTAATAAGCTCTATTTTGAAAAATAGCGAATTTCTAAAAGATAATGAAGTATTGCAGAGTGCATATTTGCTAGGAATGATGTCAGCAGGGTTGATAAATCGCCAATTTGCTATTAGCAAAAATAGTTCATTTGAAAAATGGCTGAATAATGCCGGAGCAATTACGAAAGAGCTTTTAGAACGGATTTGGACCAAGTGCGATGAAACTAACAAAAAACTCTCCAATGTATCGCGAGGAAAAAGAAGCGCTAATATAGAAATCATGCGTGATATTTTGATTGGAATTTTACCAAGTGCGTTTTTATCTCAAAAGCGGGTTAAGAGCGCTTATGTAACGCTAGCTTTTGCTATGGGCGGAAGTGATTTTACGAAATATATTAAAGATAACACTCAAGGAGACGAGTAA